One genomic window of Sphingomonas sp. C3-2 includes the following:
- a CDS encoding YezD family protein: MSVTPVSERDMRIDAVLEKLMEALDSVRFGNVVLTVHDGRVVQLDITEKHRFAP, encoded by the coding sequence ATGTCTGTCACGCCCGTTTCCGAACGCGATATGCGCATCGATGCCGTGCTCGAAAAACTGATGGAGGCGCTCGACAGCGTGCGCTTCGGCAATGTCGTGCTCACCGTCCATGACGGCCGCGTGGTTCAGCTCGACATCACCGAAAAGCACCGCTTCGCGCCCTGA
- a CDS encoding mechanosensitive ion channel family protein: MPIAARLIATLFLPLLMISTPTASAQAIALPGAASAAPKADTTNESAAIPLQSPDAEIEKRLKGLFTEIDGLETVRATVKGGVVILTGTTLSVADQAKAEAIASRLAGVVSVENGLVAEHRVSRRLEPLVAKSEQMLQDTLAFLPLLLVALLIFVGFWFLGRFLTRSTNIFKRIAPNAFIETLLRQAVRTLLMLVGLVLAMSVLGATALLGSVLGAAGVLGLAVGFAVRDTIENYIASILLSVRQPFAPNDHVIIEGFEGKITRLNSRATIITTFDGNEVRIPNATVYKANIVNFTHTPERRFLFEVGIGYENDIAEAQALALATVKAIAGVLPQPAPFTIVDRLDAYTVAIKVYGWVDQTKSDFGKVKSEAIRQVKEAFDVHAISIPAPIQNVHEIVEHRLPDTLPTPAQVTPAAAKTPAKPSAKDKQAVVDTKPDDTIDEKVKAEREAGSDLLTSDAPRE; the protein is encoded by the coding sequence TTGCCGATTGCCGCGCGCCTGATCGCGACCCTTTTCCTGCCGCTGCTCATGATATCCACGCCGACCGCGAGCGCCCAGGCGATCGCGCTGCCCGGTGCCGCATCCGCCGCGCCCAAGGCCGATACGACAAATGAGAGTGCGGCGATTCCGCTGCAGAGCCCCGATGCCGAGATCGAAAAACGGCTAAAGGGCCTGTTCACGGAAATCGATGGACTTGAAACTGTCCGCGCGACCGTCAAGGGCGGGGTCGTCATTCTGACCGGCACCACGCTGAGCGTGGCCGACCAGGCCAAGGCGGAGGCGATCGCATCGCGGCTGGCGGGCGTGGTGAGCGTCGAGAACGGGCTGGTCGCCGAGCACCGGGTGAGCCGCCGGCTTGAACCGCTGGTCGCGAAAAGCGAGCAGATGCTGCAGGATACGCTTGCCTTCCTGCCGCTGTTGCTCGTCGCGTTGCTGATCTTTGTCGGATTCTGGTTCCTCGGCCGGTTCCTGACGCGCAGCACCAACATCTTCAAGCGAATCGCCCCCAACGCCTTTATCGAGACGCTGCTGCGGCAGGCGGTGCGCACATTGCTGATGCTGGTCGGGCTGGTGCTGGCGATGAGCGTGCTGGGGGCAACCGCGCTTTTGGGGTCGGTGCTGGGCGCCGCCGGTGTGCTGGGTCTGGCGGTCGGCTTCGCGGTACGCGACACGATCGAGAATTATATCGCCAGTATCCTGCTGAGCGTGCGCCAGCCCTTTGCGCCCAATGACCATGTCATCATCGAGGGATTCGAGGGCAAGATCACCCGGCTCAATTCGCGCGCGACGATCATCACGACATTCGACGGCAATGAGGTGCGGATCCCCAACGCCACGGTCTACAAGGCGAATATCGTCAATTTCACCCATACGCCCGAGCGCCGATTCCTGTTCGAGGTCGGCATCGGTTATGAAAACGACATTGCCGAGGCGCAGGCGCTGGCACTGGCGACGGTAAAGGCGATCGCCGGCGTGCTGCCCCAGCCCGCACCGTTCACGATCGTCGACCGGCTCGACGCCTATACGGTGGCGATCAAGGTCTATGGCTGGGTGGACCAGACCAAATCCGATTTCGGCAAGGTGAAGAGCGAGGCGATTCGTCAGGTGAAGGAAGCGTTCGACGTGCACGCCATCTCGATCCCCGCGCCGATCCAGAATGTCCACGAGATCGTCGAGCACCGCCTGCCCGATACGCTGCCCACCCCCGCCCAGGTGACGCCAGCCGCCGCCAAGACGCCCGCCAAGCCCAGCGCGAAGGACAAGCAGGCGGTGGTCGACACCAAGCCCGACGACACGATCGACGAAAAGGTGAAGGCCGAGCGCGAGGCGGGATCAGACCTGCTGACGAGCGACGCGCCGCGCGAATAG